In Patescibacteria group bacterium, a single window of DNA contains:
- a CDS encoding HU family DNA-binding protein, whose translation MTKKELVEQVARKAHLTKKGAEEAVDVFLDELGRVLAKGEKVVLSGFGTFRVISMKGKTVRIPKTDKFVTIKSHRSPRFTPGKKLKRQVAK comes from the coding sequence ATGACAAAGAAAGAATTAGTTGAACAAGTTGCACGAAAAGCACACTTAACAAAAAAAGGAGCAGAAGAAGCAGTTGATGTATTTTTAGATGAACTTGGACGCGTTCTTGCAAAAGGAGAAAAAGTAGTACTTAGCGGATTTGGAACTTTCAGAGTTATTTCTATGAAAGGAAAAACTGTGAGGATTCCAAAGACTGACAAATTTGTAACAATAAAATCTCATAGATCTCCAAGATTTACTCCAGGGAAGAAACTTAAAAGACAAGTAGCTAAGTGA
- a CDS encoding AI-2E family transporter, which produces MPRKIEISHKTILFTFFVIGAILFLWTIRDIIVILFVAILITVTLNPIVRRLSKFKIPKALSVFIVYIAFFGILIVCLAGIIPALIDQTTNFAAGLPTYIENLHISTAITSQISNQFLARLGDVPSSVLNIGIGVVSNIFTILTILTFAFYLLMALDKLDLQLTNFIGEKHAKDIALFIQELELKLGGWARGQVLLMFAVGILNYIGLTILGIPYALPLGIFAGLMEIVPYAGPIIGAVPAIVIGFGITPVMGVAVTALAFLIQQLENYILAPKIMQKSVGVPPIVTLLSLAIGLKLAGIVGVLISIPLVITLQILVKRRFLA; this is translated from the coding sequence ATGCCTAGAAAAATTGAAATATCACATAAAACTATTTTATTTACCTTTTTTGTAATTGGGGCGATACTTTTTCTCTGGACTATTCGAGATATAATCGTAATTTTGTTTGTGGCGATTTTGATTACAGTTACATTAAACCCAATTGTGCGCAGATTATCTAAATTTAAAATTCCTAAAGCACTTTCTGTTTTTATAGTTTATATTGCATTTTTTGGGATATTAATTGTTTGTCTTGCTGGAATTATTCCCGCCTTAATTGATCAAACTACAAATTTTGCTGCAGGACTTCCTACTTATATTGAGAATCTTCATATTTCTACAGCAATTACATCCCAGATTTCTAATCAATTTTTGGCGAGATTGGGGGATGTCCCAAGCAGTGTTTTAAATATTGGAATTGGTGTTGTGTCAAATATATTTACAATACTTACAATTTTAACCTTCGCTTTTTATCTTTTGATGGCGCTTGATAAGCTTGATTTGCAACTTACTAACTTTATTGGCGAAAAACATGCAAAAGATATAGCTCTTTTTATACAGGAACTTGAATTAAAACTTGGTGGGTGGGCTCGAGGGCAGGTGCTTTTAATGTTTGCTGTAGGAATATTAAATTATATAGGGCTTACAATTTTGGGAATACCTTATGCACTTCCGCTTGGAATTTTTGCGGGATTAATGGAAATAGTTCCTTATGCAGGGCCTATTATTGGCGCAGTCCCTGCAATTGTGATTGGTTTTGGAATAACTCCAGTTATGGGAGTTGCTGTTACTGCTTTAGCGTTTTTGATTCAACAACTTGAAAATTATATACTTGCTCCAAAAATAATGCAGAAATCTGTTGGAGTTCCGCCGATTGTAACCCTTTTATCGCTTGCAATTGGACTTAAACTTGCAGGAATAGTTGGAGTTTTAATTTCTATTCCGCTTGTTATTACACTTCAAATTCTTGTAAAAAGAAGGTTTTTGGCTTGA
- a CDS encoding HD domain-containing protein produces MNFNIPQEVKNILSKFENENFEIYIVGGAVRDLLTGKIPNDWDFTTNATPDQILKTLGEDAYYDNKFGTVGFPSNSKDLDPFEITTFRTESGYKDSRHPEKVEWGKTLEEDLARRDFTINALALKQNKNNYEVIDIYNGQKDLDRKIIKAVGNPGDRFTEDALRMIRAIRIASQLNFKIENKTLDAIKSNANLITKISKERIKEELFKILSSNHSYEGIILLKDSMLLEIILPEVYKMFGVEQKSPNRHHIYDVGTHSLMALKSSTSKDPVTNFAILIHDIGKPQTFKKLENGTITFYNHEVAGTKIAFQIADRLRFSKKETDKLTKLVRWHQFTVNEFQTDSAIRRFIKNVTPEYLDDMLILRTADRVGSGAKLTSWRTEEFKKRLLEVQKQPFSIKDLKINGTDVMKELNLKPSKKIGEILESLFKEVEEKKLENTKEDLLKRIKTL; encoded by the coding sequence ATGAATTTCAATATACCACAAGAAGTAAAAAATATTTTATCAAAATTTGAAAATGAAAATTTCGAGATTTATATTGTCGGCGGGGCAGTCCGTGATTTATTAACTGGAAAAATTCCCAACGATTGGGATTTCACAACCAATGCAACCCCTGATCAAATTTTAAAAACATTAGGGGAAGATGCATATTATGACAACAAATTTGGGACAGTTGGTTTCCCAAGTAATAGTAAAGATTTAGATCCTTTTGAAATTACAACTTTTCGTACAGAGTCTGGTTACAAAGATTCTCGCCACCCTGAAAAAGTTGAATGGGGAAAAACTTTGGAAGAAGATCTTGCAAGACGTGACTTTACAATTAACGCTCTCGCTTTAAAACAAAATAAAAACAATTACGAAGTAATTGATATTTATAATGGCCAAAAAGATTTAGATAGAAAAATAATAAAAGCAGTTGGTAATCCGGGAGATAGATTTACAGAAGACGCTCTTCGCATGATACGAGCAATTCGCATCGCTTCTCAATTAAATTTCAAAATAGAAAATAAAACTCTCGATGCAATAAAATCAAATGCAAATTTGATCACCAAAATTTCCAAAGAAAGAATAAAAGAAGAACTCTTCAAAATTTTATCTTCAAATCATTCATATGAGGGAATAATTTTGTTAAAAGATTCCATGTTACTTGAAATCATTTTGCCGGAAGTTTACAAAATGTTTGGCGTCGAACAAAAATCTCCTAATCGCCATCATATTTACGATGTTGGCACTCATTCTCTAATGGCATTAAAATCAAGTACTTCAAAAGATCCAGTCACCAATTTTGCCATTTTAATTCACGATATTGGAAAGCCTCAAACTTTTAAAAAATTAGAAAACGGCACTATCACTTTTTATAATCACGAAGTTGCCGGCACAAAAATCGCTTTTCAAATTGCAGATCGTTTGCGATTTTCCAAAAAAGAAACCGATAAATTAACAAAATTAGTAAGATGGCATCAATTTACTGTCAATGAATTTCAAACTGATTCTGCAATTAGAAGATTTATAAAAAATGTAACACCAGAGTATTTGGATGACATGTTAATTTTGCGCACTGCAGATCGAGTAGGAAGTGGAGCAAAGCTTACAAGTTGGCGAACAGAAGAATTTAAAAAGAGATTATTAGAAGTTCAAAAGCAGCCATTTTCAATTAAAGATTTAAAAATAAATGGTACTGATGTAATGAAAGAATTAAATCTAAAACCAAGCAAAAAAATCGGAGAGATTTTAGAAAGCTTGTTTAAAGAAGTTGAAGAAAAGAAATTAGAAAATACAAAAGAAGATTTATTAAAAAGAATTAAGACTCTCTAA
- a CDS encoding DUF5679 domain-containing protein, with amino-acid sequence MSMYCVKCRTKREGKDAQEVTMKNGKKATKAVCEVCGTTMFKIGSNK; translated from the coding sequence ATGTCAATGTATTGCGTAAAGTGCAGAACAAAAAGAGAAGGAAAAGATGCACAAGAAGTTACCATGAAAAATGGTAAAAAGGCTACAAAAGCAGTTTGTGAAGTTTGTGGCACAACAATGTTTAAAATCGGAAGCAATAAATAA
- the rny gene encoding ribonuclease Y has translation MANKQDEYIEKLEKVSGMTRDEAKRELLNEVQKDLTAEIAKKIKQAEERIKTEANEKAREVIVDAMKHGATSYSAEYSISTVTLPSEEVKGKIIGREGRNIRSFESTTGVEVEMDEGNVIRLSSFDSLRREVAKRALEILIKDARIQPSRIEEVVAQVRSQMEEVLLEEGKKIASECGVFNLPVELLKLLGRYRFRTSYGQNLGIHTIEETKIGVHIAEELGANVETVRLGCLFHDIGKVVTEEEGTHVQTGVATLKRFGMPKEVVNAVAEHHEDKPFSSIESVIVWTADAISGSRPGARYEPHEEYVKRMTKIEEVAGRFEGVASAIAFQAGRDVRVVVNPDEVDDDRMTVLAHDIAKALEREASYAGQIKVTVIREVRASDTTAAH, from the coding sequence ATGGCAAACAAACAAGATGAATATATTGAAAAATTAGAAAAAGTGTCGGGAATGACACGCGACGAGGCAAAGCGAGAACTTCTTAACGAAGTCCAGAAAGATTTGACTGCTGAAATTGCAAAGAAAATTAAGCAAGCAGAAGAACGCATAAAAACTGAAGCAAACGAAAAAGCTCGAGAGGTAATAGTTGATGCAATGAAGCATGGAGCAACAAGCTACAGTGCTGAATATTCTATTTCTACAGTAACGCTTCCAAGCGAGGAAGTTAAAGGAAAAATTATTGGACGTGAAGGAAGAAATATTCGCAGCTTTGAATCAACAACTGGAGTTGAAGTGGAAATGGATGAAGGAAATGTAATTAGACTTTCTTCGTTTGATTCGCTTCGACGTGAAGTTGCTAAAAGGGCTCTTGAGATTTTAATTAAAGATGCAAGAATCCAGCCTTCAAGAATTGAAGAAGTTGTAGCACAAGTTCGCTCTCAAATGGAAGAAGTGTTACTTGAAGAAGGTAAGAAAATTGCTAGTGAATGTGGTGTGTTTAATTTACCGGTTGAGCTTCTTAAATTACTTGGAAGATATAGATTTAGAACTTCTTATGGACAAAACTTGGGAATTCATACAATTGAAGAAACAAAAATCGGGGTACATATTGCTGAAGAGCTTGGAGCAAATGTGGAAACCGTAAGGCTTGGATGCCTTTTCCATGATATTGGAAAAGTTGTAACAGAAGAGGAAGGAACACATGTGCAAACTGGTGTTGCAACTTTGAAAAGATTTGGAATGCCAAAGGAAGTAGTGAATGCTGTAGCAGAACATCATGAAGATAAGCCATTTTCTTCAATTGAATCTGTAATTGTTTGGACAGCGGACGCCATTTCAGGAAGCCGACCTGGAGCACGATATGAACCTCATGAAGAATATGTAAAACGTATGACTAAAATTGAAGAAGTTGCCGGGAGATTTGAAGGAGTTGCCTCAGCGATAGCATTTCAAGCAGGACGCGATGTGAGAGTTGTTGTTAACCCTGACGAAGTTGATGATGACAGGATGACAGTTTTAGCTCATGACATTGCAAAAGCACTTGAGAGAGAAGCAAGCTATGCAGGGCAAATTAAAGTAACTGTGATTCGAGAAGTTCGCGCAAGCGATACAACTGCTGCACATTAA
- the miaA gene encoding tRNA (adenosine(37)-N6)-dimethylallyltransferase MiaA: protein MGKTITKLLVICGPTATGKTKFASYLASKYNGVLISADSRMVYKYMNIGTGKDIEKYGEILGYDLVCPDEEFSVSDYVKFADNEVKKIKNQKKLPIIVGGTGFYIKAVVDNLDRVHVPKNLELRKKLENLTADDLYALIMKIKPEEALKLNESDRKNARRLIRLLEVLEADKDLRKDIEKIKFDSVLWIGLKLDKNKLEVRIKQRVQERIKNGFEKEYEFLKKKDYLRYAPSRTIGYKDWPYVKRWEIEEIKYAKRQVTWFKKDERINWFDISDKNWQNKAEILIRNWYA from the coding sequence ATGGGAAAAACTATCACAAAACTTCTCGTAATTTGTGGACCAACTGCGACCGGGAAAACTAAATTTGCTTCATATTTGGCATCTAAATATAACGGAGTTTTAATATCTGCTGATTCGCGAATGGTATATAAGTACATGAATATTGGAACAGGAAAAGATATTGAAAAATACGGTGAAATTCTTGGATATGATCTTGTTTGTCCGGATGAGGAATTTTCAGTATCGGATTATGTGAAGTTTGCCGATAATGAGGTTAAAAAAATAAAGAACCAAAAAAAGTTACCAATAATTGTTGGTGGAACTGGATTTTATATTAAAGCAGTTGTTGATAATTTAGATAGAGTTCATGTGCCAAAGAATTTAGAGCTCAGAAAAAAACTTGAAAATTTAACCGCTGACGATCTTTATGCATTAATTATGAAGATTAAGCCTGAAGAAGCTTTAAAGCTGAATGAGTCTGATAGAAAAAACGCACGAAGATTGATAAGACTACTTGAAGTTTTAGAAGCAGACAAAGACCTTAGAAAAGATATTGAAAAAATAAAATTCGACAGTGTTTTGTGGATTGGTTTGAAATTGGATAAAAACAAACTGGAAGTAAGGATTAAACAAAGAGTCCAAGAGAGAATTAAAAATGGTTTTGAGAAAGAATATGAGTTTTTGAAAAAGAAGGATTACTTGAGATATGCTCCTTCACGAACAATTGGGTACAAAGATTGGCCATATGTAAAGCGCTGGGAAATTGAGGAAATAAAATACGCAAAACGACAAGTGACTTGGTTTAAAAAAGATGAAAGAATAAACTGGTTTGATATTTCGGATAAAAACTGGCAAAATAAAGCAGAAATTTTGATAAGAAACTGGTATGCCTAG
- a CDS encoding DUF4446 family protein: protein METNPLIIILFLVTLLWLGGLTFFLVKIFKQLTEFNKGIKQINFDLNKDIVSDINKKLRYLEGRELTHIQKVGMIRFNPFNETGGDNSFAISLLDGEANGIVITGLHSRDKTRIYAKKIEKGQSKFELSKEEQAAVSLGIRQR from the coding sequence ATGGAAACTAACCCCTTGATAATAATTTTATTTCTTGTCACACTATTATGGTTAGGCGGTTTGACGTTTTTTTTAGTCAAAATTTTTAAGCAGTTAACTGAGTTTAATAAAGGAATAAAACAAATTAATTTTGATTTAAATAAAGATATTGTTTCTGATATTAATAAAAAATTAAGATATTTGGAAGGACGTGAACTTACTCATATTCAAAAAGTTGGTATGATAAGATTTAATCCCTTTAATGAAACTGGAGGAGATAATAGTTTTGCAATTTCACTTCTTGATGGAGAAGCAAACGGAATTGTAATAACAGGGCTCCACAGTAGAGATAAAACTCGAATATATGCTAAAAAAATTGAAAAAGGACAGAGTAAATTTGAACTATCTAAAGAAGAACAAGCAGCGGTAAGCTTAGGAATAAGACAAAGATAA
- the nth gene encoding endonuclease III, whose amino-acid sequence MNNYKEVFKIFKKHYVLVPLEIFTDPYTALISTLMSARTRDSVTVNVAKDLFKVAPDLKSLKKLSQNKIEEIIKPISFYKTKAKHIYELAHTIDKIPDTREELMELPGVGRKTANLVINRAFNTPAIAVDTHVFKISNMLGWVHTKTPEETEIKLMEVLPKKYWSETNKLFVSIGQQYRSERLVKEFLKENRLI is encoded by the coding sequence ATGAATAATTACAAAGAAGTCTTTAAAATATTCAAAAAACATTACGTTTTAGTTCCCCTTGAAATTTTTACAGATCCCTACACTGCTTTAATTTCAACCCTGATGTCAGCAAGAACTCGCGATAGCGTAACAGTAAACGTCGCCAAAGATTTATTTAAAGTCGCCCCTGACTTAAAATCTTTAAAAAAATTAAGTCAAAATAAAATTGAAGAAATAATTAAACCAATTAGTTTCTATAAAACCAAAGCCAAACACATTTACGAATTAGCTCACACAATCGATAAAATTCCAGACACTCGTGAAGAATTAATGGAACTGCCAGGTGTAGGAAGAAAAACTGCTAATTTAGTTATTAATCGCGCCTTTAATACTCCCGCAATTGCAGTTGATACACATGTCTTTAAAATAAGCAACATGCTCGGCTGGGTTCACACCAAAACTCCAGAAGAAACAGAAATAAAATTAATGGAAGTTCTTCCAAAAAAATATTGGAGTGAAACAAACAAATTATTTGTCAGTATTGGCCAGCAATACCGAAGTGAAAGACTGGTCAAAGAATTTTTAAAAGAGAACAGGCTTATTTAG
- a CDS encoding winged helix-turn-helix domain-containing protein encodes MADLSNIITSKVRIEILELFYSNPTEMYHVRGIVREINEEINAVRRELTKLESAGIIKKEARGNRVYYFLREDYEMYGDLISMVAKTKGLGRDLIANKGKIGRPLYIMFSGRFARHKKRKKDDDVDILVVGDITLPELATLIRAEESRRKGEINYTVMTRDELLFRKQRRDPFLAGILSMSRVMVIGDEDDLVS; translated from the coding sequence ATGGCAGATCTTTCGAATATTATTACTTCAAAAGTTAGAATTGAAATTTTGGAACTTTTTTATTCCAATCCTACAGAAATGTACCATGTGCGAGGAATTGTTCGCGAAATTAATGAAGAAATTAATGCAGTAAGGCGAGAACTTACAAAACTTGAATCCGCCGGAATTATTAAAAAAGAGGCGAGAGGAAATAGAGTTTATTATTTTTTGAGAGAAGATTATGAAATGTATGGAGATTTAATCTCTATGGTAGCTAAAACTAAAGGATTGGGTAGAGACTTAATTGCAAATAAAGGCAAAATTGGAAGACCTCTTTATATTATGTTTAGCGGACGTTTTGCAAGGCATAAGAAGCGCAAAAAAGATGATGATGTTGATATTTTAGTTGTTGGAGATATTACTCTTCCGGAGCTTGCAACGTTAATTAGAGCTGAAGAATCAAGGCGAAAAGGAGAAATTAATTATACTGTGATGACAAGGGATGAACTGCTTTTTCGTAAACAGCGACGTGATCCGTTTCTTGCTGGAATACTTTCAATGAGCAGAGTTATGGTTATTGGTGATGAGGATGATTTAGTTAGCTAG
- a CDS encoding dockerin type I repeat-containing protein, translated as MKKLLAVFLAISLILILKGSVEAQAIKADANHDGKVDSADYSLWLSNFNKSNLTAGDFNSDAKIDGIDYTIWLAEYGMVAPTSPPSPTAAPIGTYIRPFNPNSIWNKPINESNQSIAANSSQMIALLASESDNQTTAPFVVSGTGESWSVPVYFADSNTPRKNVCGLQDNGSLIKCTFGLMPVDNNFYASWDGGGAGADHKIAIIDTTNNHGWSAWSFKTANLTYQGQHVDYTANYAAYGWTDLSQVGDGITMHDGGAWGGRANGLSYFGGLIWPEEIAAGQINHALALSISGSAVSKNTYWWPSRSGDGYSSNPNALPYGARLQLDPTFDITTLPTGPARIVAKALQDYGAWLVDTGGSVGFYAREFMGSEGTSLDTTAWKNVGVSSSYFLRNLIPWSKFRILTQASSSNFYLNP; from the coding sequence ATGAAGAAGCTATTAGCCGTTTTTCTGGCCATATCCTTAATATTAATTCTCAAAGGTTCAGTGGAAGCTCAAGCCATAAAAGCTGACGCTAATCACGATGGCAAAGTAGATAGTGCTGATTACTCCCTCTGGCTATCAAACTTCAATAAATCAAATCTCACCGCCGGTGACTTTAATTCTGATGCTAAAATTGATGGCATTGACTACACTATCTGGTTAGCAGAATATGGTATGGTTGCACCAACTTCACCCCCATCACCCACTGCTGCACCAATTGGTACCTATATTCGTCCTTTTAATCCAAACAGTATCTGGAATAAACCAATAAATGAATCCAATCAATCAATTGCCGCAAATTCATCTCAGATGATTGCACTCCTTGCAAGCGAATCAGATAATCAAACAACTGCTCCTTTTGTCGTTTCGGGAACGGGCGAAAGCTGGTCAGTTCCTGTTTATTTTGCAGACTCCAATACTCCCAGGAAAAATGTTTGTGGATTACAAGACAATGGCTCTCTAATAAAATGTACTTTTGGGTTAATGCCCGTAGATAATAATTTTTATGCTTCATGGGATGGCGGAGGTGCTGGAGCAGATCACAAGATAGCAATCATAGATACTACTAACAACCATGGCTGGAGCGCTTGGTCCTTTAAAACAGCTAATCTAACATACCAAGGTCAGCATGTCGACTATACGGCAAACTATGCAGCTTACGGTTGGACAGATCTATCCCAAGTGGGAGATGGAATAACAATGCATGATGGCGGTGCCTGGGGCGGCCGTGCAAACGGTCTTTCTTATTTTGGAGGTCTAATTTGGCCAGAAGAAATTGCCGCAGGCCAAATAAATCATGCTCTTGCACTTAGTATCTCAGGGAGTGCTGTATCAAAAAACACTTATTGGTGGCCTTCAAGATCAGGCGACGGTTATTCTTCCAATCCGAATGCACTTCCATATGGAGCCCGTTTACAATTAGACCCGACATTTGATATAACCACTCTCCCTACAGGACCAGCAAGAATAGTCGCTAAAGCCCTTCAAGATTACGGTGCATGGCTTGTCGACACAGGTGGATCAGTTGGATTTTATGCTCGTGAGTTCATGGGAAGCGAAGGAACAAGTCTTGACACAACAGCATGGAAAAACGTTGGTGTATCTTCCTCTTACTTTTTGCGTAATTTAATTCCTTGGAGCAAATTCAGAATTCTCACTCAAGCAAGCTCTTCAAATTTCTATCTAAACCCTTAA
- the dtd gene encoding D-aminoacyl-tRNA deacylase gives MKLIIQRVNRAKVIRVAEVTGQIDKGLFVLVGVKKGDTTKQAEELANKLVKLRIMSDENEKMNLNLVDAKGKILAVSQFTLYANTKDGNRPSFLDAETPDKAKVIYEHFVKIIKNLGIDCEIGSFGNYMKIDTELDGPVTIVLEN, from the coding sequence ATGAAATTAATTATTCAACGAGTAAATCGAGCCAAAGTTATCAGAGTTGCCGAGGTGACAGGACAAATTGATAAAGGACTATTTGTACTAGTTGGTGTTAAAAAAGGAGATACAACAAAACAAGCTGAAGAGTTGGCAAATAAGCTTGTTAAACTGCGAATTATGTCTGACGAAAACGAAAAAATGAATTTGAACCTAGTTGATGCAAAAGGAAAAATTCTGGCTGTGTCACAGTTTACGCTTTATGCAAACACAAAAGATGGAAACAGGCCAAGTTTTTTGGATGCGGAAACTCCTGATAAGGCAAAAGTTATTTATGAACACTTTGTAAAAATAATAAAGAATTTAGGAATTGATTGCGAAATTGGAAGCTTTGGAAATTATATGAAAATTGATACTGAACTTGATGGACCAGTGACTATTGTTTTAGAAAACTAA
- a CDS encoding RecX family transcriptional regulator, whose translation MAIITQLKQQEDKNRVNVYLDNKFGFGIDLDNFVLLNLKLNQELNEQEIEEIIKKAEFQKTFDRVFKWSTSRPHSEKEIKDYLKRKKVPNVLYKDLFEKLSQFGVVNDEEFARFWIESRNSFNAKPKKVLRMELKMKGINDEIMNKMLENTQIDEEKMALNLLQKRKIHFENIEKTKRKQKMIAYLAGRGFAFELAKKTIERYNSGEDE comes from the coding sequence ATGGCAATAATTACCCAACTAAAACAACAAGAAGATAAAAACAGAGTCAATGTTTATTTGGACAATAAATTTGGATTTGGAATTGATTTGGATAATTTTGTTTTATTAAATTTAAAACTAAATCAGGAGTTAAATGAACAAGAAATTGAGGAAATTATTAAAAAAGCTGAGTTTCAGAAAACGTTTGATAGAGTTTTTAAATGGAGTACTTCAAGACCTCATAGCGAAAAAGAAATAAAAGATTATTTGAAACGCAAAAAAGTACCTAACGTTTTATATAAAGATCTATTTGAAAAATTAAGCCAATTTGGAGTAGTTAATGATGAAGAATTTGCAAGATTTTGGATAGAATCACGAAACAGTTTTAATGCAAAACCAAAAAAAGTTTTAAGGATGGAATTAAAAATGAAAGGAATAAATGACGAAATAATGAATAAAATGCTTGAAAATACTCAAATTGATGAAGAAAAAATGGCATTAAATTTACTTCAAAAAAGAAAAATACACTTCGAAAATATTGAAAAAACTAAACGAAAACAGAAAATGATTGCTTATTTGGCCGGCCGAGGATTTGCCTTTGAGCTTGCTAAAAAGACCATAGAAAGATATAATAGTGGCGAAGATGAATGA
- a CDS encoding DUF3048 domain-containing protein, with the protein MKTKWGMIGFFVVLFVIAVGLSWVLFSFVFKANTPGVNSANVNDARSKIASLPKTEPCPINGELYTSEEKSIWNGRRPAFVMVENHVDSRPPNGLSKADWVYEAVAEGGITRFGAVFYCGTAAGDVTVAPVRSSRVYFINSASEYGDRPLYVHVGGANDYGANGGPKPNGEIDPRVDALGLLTQIGWRIPGGNDYDASYDAGYPIFFRNLERLGHPIAIEHTMEISTDALYQDAEKRGLAYTAKDGTPWTKGFVPYNFVDDNKASSPTATDIKFDFWSSQPDYSVEWKYDAKNNDYLRWDGGQPHTDGDYNNVQLSAKNIIVMQVQETGPVDSEEHMIEQNIGTGKALLFQNGTVTNITWTKNDRTSRTKFTDGNGKEISFVRGVTWVEEIPSGNSVNYN; encoded by the coding sequence ATGAAAACAAAATGGGGAATGATTGGATTTTTTGTTGTTCTTTTTGTGATTGCTGTCGGACTTTCATGGGTTTTATTCTCATTTGTATTTAAAGCAAATACTCCTGGAGTGAACAGTGCAAATGTAAATGATGCAAGAAGCAAAATTGCAAGCCTTCCAAAAACTGAACCGTGCCCTATTAATGGTGAACTTTATACTTCTGAGGAAAAATCTATCTGGAATGGACGACGTCCTGCATTTGTAATGGTTGAAAATCATGTTGATTCAAGGCCACCAAACGGGCTTTCAAAGGCTGACTGGGTATATGAGGCCGTAGCAGAAGGGGGAATTACAAGATTTGGAGCTGTATTTTATTGCGGAACTGCTGCAGGAGACGTGACTGTTGCACCAGTTCGTAGCTCCAGGGTCTACTTTATAAATAGCGCTTCTGAGTACGGAGATAGGCCGCTTTATGTACACGTAGGGGGGGCAAATGATTACGGGGCAAATGGCGGGCCAAAGCCTAACGGGGAAATTGATCCAAGAGTTGATGCTCTTGGGCTTTTGACACAAATTGGTTGGAGAATTCCTGGAGGAAATGATTATGATGCATCTTATGATGCGGGATACCCAATATTTTTTAGGAATCTTGAACGATTAGGACATCCGATTGCTATTGAACACACAATGGAAATTTCAACTGATGCACTTTATCAGGATGCCGAGAAACGAGGACTTGCCTATACTGCAAAAGACGGAACTCCTTGGACTAAAGGATTTGTTCCTTATAATTTTGTTGATGATAATAAAGCAAGCAGCCCTACTGCAACTGACATTAAGTTTGATTTTTGGAGCAGTCAGCCTGATTACAGCGTTGAATGGAAATATGATGCTAAAAATAATGATTATCTTCGATGGGATGGAGGCCAGCCTCATACTGACGGAGATTATAATAATGTACAACTTTCAGCAAAAAATATTATTGTGATGCAAGTACAAGAAACTGGGCCAGTTGATAGTGAGGAGCATATGATTGAGCAAAATATAGGAACTGGTAAAGCACTACTTTTCCAAAACGGAACAGTTACAAATATTACCTGGACCAAAAATGACAGGACAAGCAGAACAAAGTTTACTGACGGCAATGGAAAAGAAATTTCATTTGTAAGAGGAGTTACCTGGGTTGAGGAAATTCCATCAGGAAATAGTGTAAATTATAATTAG